Below is a genomic region from Nitrospira sp..
AGCATTCAGGGCCATCAATAACGCCCTGAGTGCTCCGGCGCGAAGAAATGCACGTCCCGTTGTTTGAAGATCCCGACCAGGGCCATGCCTGCCACGAATCCTCCAATGTGAGCGAAGAAAGCGATCCCTCCACCGTGGGATCCCAGTGACAGTCCTCCGCTGTATAGCTGCCCCAAAAACCAAAACCCCAAGACGATGACGGCTGGTACAGAGGTGGTTCCAAAGAAAGGGGGCGGGATCAGCACCAGTACGCGGGCTCTGGGATAGAGCAGGAGATAGGCCCCCAGAATCGCGGAAATGGCGCCGCTGGCGCCGACCATAGGGATCTGAGAGGACGGGTCGGTGAATGCGTGGCTAAGGGCTGCCAGGACTCCGCAGAGCACATAAAAGATGGCAAATTTGAGGTGGCCCATCGCATCTTCGATATTGTTGCCGAAGATCCAGAGATAGAGCATGTTGCCGAGCAAA
It encodes:
- a CDS encoding rhomboid family intramembrane serine protease, which gives rise to MTIAIIAVCAVVFAYQFTLPDRPGEAFAFQYGAIPAVIFSHAALPRDIASIPATLTLITSMFLHGGWMHLLGNMLYLWIFGNNIEDAMGHLKFAIFYVLCGVLAALSHAFTDPSSQIPMVGASGAISAILGAYLLLYPRARVLVLIPPPFFGTTSVPAVIVLGFWFLGQLYSGGLSLGSHGGGIAFFAHIGGFVAGMALVGIFKQRDVHFFAPEHSGRY